The genomic interval TTGCCAACAATATAAAATTTGTGAGGGTGGAAACTGTCCAGTAGGTGTTGCAACTCAAGATGATGATTTGCGTAAAAGATTAAAAATCGAAATTGCTTCTAAAAGAGTTGAAAATTTTTTAAGAGTTTCTAATGATGAACTAAAGACTTTTGCACGAATTACTGGCCATAATGATGTACATGATTTAAATATTAATGATTTATGCACAATCAATTCTGAAATATCCAATTACACTGATATCAGACATGTTTAATTAAAAAAATAATGTGTATTAATGTTTTAGACATTAATACTTAAATTCATATGATTCTTCAACATCCATGATATTTCTGATTTCAGCTGTGGCATTGTCAAGGTAGAATGTACCCATTTCCCAATTATTGGATTCATATAATTCTTTAATATCTGGCATGAGTTCAAATGCTTTTTTGTTAATTTCTTCATTTTTATCAAGTATTGCCTCGCCATGGTATCTAAGGAAGTGTTTCCCGTCCCATGCAGCTATTTCAACATGAGGATTTGCTTCCATTTGTTTATATACTGCTTTGAATGTTCCAACTCCGAAGAAAATTTTATCTCCTTCTAATAAATGGAATCCAATCGGTCTTACTTTTGGTTTTTTGTTAAAATTTCATCTACTTTTTCAATATCTGACATGTTTACACCTCTCTTTATATATTCTATAAAATTAAAAGTTCTATTTATTTTCTTTCTTTATCCTTCATTCCTAGAAACTTAAGATTTTTTATTTTTTTTATCATTGTTTATTCATTGAAAATTGCTAATTTTGATTTATTTTGCTTTAATCAGTTATTATTTATTTTAATACTTTATTAATTAATTTTAATTTATTTATATCTAATTTTAATAATTATTAATAGTTTATTTTAAATATTATTAATTATATATATATTTATATAAGTAATTAAAGTTTTTTAATCATGAATTTATTTGATTGGGGGTTGGATTGATGTATTCTTATGATAGATTTGTCAAAGATTTTTTCAGTTTATTTGATGTTTTTATATCTGAAAAATATGTAACTGAAGATAATAAGTTTATTAGAGATAGAAAAATGACTCAAAAAGAGTATACAACATTTATTCTTTCTCAAAGAAGCTGTACATCTTATATTGAAACGATTAGATTTTTCACAATAGGATTGAATAAGAAGTTTAAAACAATTTCTAGCCAAGGAATTGGAAAACAAAGAATGTTCATTGACCCAAAAGTTTTTATTGATATGAATGAATCTTTTATTGACCAATTATATGGCAAATATTCTGGATTTTCAAAATTTAAAGGATATATTGTTAGTGCTTGTGATGGAAGTATTATTGATCTTCCCAATGTTACTTTAACACGTGAAGAATTCCCTGTTGGTGATGAAAACCTGTTAAAAGAAAAAGAATTCGTGCAAGAGTTTCATGTCTTTTAGACGTTCATTCTAAACATATTTTAACAGCAAAAATTGTTGAAACAACAATAAATGAAGTAGATTTAGCAATTGAACATTTAGAGAACTTAAAACAAAGATTAAACATTACAAAATTAATTACCATTTACGATCGAGGATATTCATCAATCGAACTCATGGCAAAAACCATTGATTTAAACTCTAAATTTTTAATAAGACTACCAAAAAATGTATTTAGACATTTAATCAAACAAATGAAGACTAATGATGAAATTATAAAAATAAATTTAACAAATAATAGATTAAGTCATTTTGATGATGAAAATTTAAAAGAAAAAGCAAGAAAGATGGGGCGATTAGAAATTCGCATAGCATTAGTAGATATTGGTAAGAACGAACCTGAAATACTTGCAACAAATTTAACATCTGAAGAATTCTCAACAGAAGATTTAAAAGAATTATATGGTAAAAGATGGGCAGTTGAAACTGGATTTGACAGATTAAAAAATTTAATCGAAATCGAAGATTTCAGCGGAATTCGAAGAACAATAATCGAACAAGATTTTCACGCCCACATATTCGTTTATAACCTAGCAATGACAATTAAAAATCATGCAGAAAACAATATAACAAGAATACCCAGAAATAAAGATGAAAAAATAATTTATCAGTCGAATTTCGCAAAAATAACGGGAAACATCTATTTATTCTTATTTGACCTAATATTTGAAACGCAAACGAAAAGAGAGCAAATAATCGATTTTATAGTAAAAGAAGCATCTAAAGAACTAATACAATATAAAGAAAATCAATACAATAATAAAGAACGAAAAACCCCGGATGTTTATAATAAACATCCAGGAAACAAGAAAAAACACACTAATCAAATAATTTCACCAAAAATTAGTGAGTTTTCACATCTTGTTTAATAGTTCTGTTCACAAATCATATAAAAAACTTACGAAAATCAAATCCTAATCCCAAAATAATATAACAACGTTATCAAATAAACAGAATTAATAAAAAATTTCACATGAAAAATCTTAAGTTTCTAGGAATGCTTTTAATCTTCCATGAATTTCATAGTATTCAAGCCATTCTTTAATTTCTACCTCATCAATAATGGAATTAATAATCTTATCCTGCAAGGAATGTGCATTATGTTTTGAATAATTCAACTGAAAACATTCAGTATTAACTTAATTGGAGAACATTATGTTTAGAAGAAGGATTTCCAATTAGAGTAAAAATTAAACGATATTTTTGCCACGATTGCGGAAAAAAATCTCAAGCAGAGTTTACAGGATTCTATGATAAATTCTGTAATTTATCCAATGATTTCAAAAATAAAATAATTAATGCCCGTGAAAACAGTTGGATATCTCTAAGAAATATTAAAAGACTCATTAAAGACTGGTTTGGAATTAAAGTGTCTCATGAAACCATAAGAAAAGCTTTATTGGTCGAAGGTGAATTTTATTATTTCAACGATGAGTTGAAATTGTCTGGATATTACGGATATGACGAACAGTGGGAGAGAGTTAACGGAAACTGGGTTTACTACCTTGTACTCTTTGATTTAGTCAATAACGTACCTGTGGCATCGATGCTAACTGAAATATTAAATGAGAATGTAATTGAAAATTTTATTTATATGAGTATTCCTTTTAAAGACCGTGTTGCAATTGTTACGGATTTAAAAACGGAATATGATAAAATAATGAGCAAATTAGGATTTATTCACCAACATTGTACTTTTCACTTGGAAAAAAACATTAAAAGTAACATGGAAAAGAAAATAAACAAAAATATGACTAATTATCGCTTTGAATTAAAAAATACTCATCCTAAATACTCTGATGACAATCTTGATGAAATTATAAAAAAGAAAAAAGAAGAAGTAAAAAAAGAAATATGGAAATATATTGCTGAATTTATGAAATTATTTAAACAACCAACCTTTGATGAAGCAATTGAGTATATAAAATTTTTAAAAGATGAAATAAAATATTATCCAGAACATTTGGCCAAGTATCTAAAAAAGAATTTTTTCCCAGAATACAGAAAATTCCTAAGATTCCTTGAAGATGATTATAAAAGACATTTAGAACCAACAAATAATAAATTAGAAAATTTCAATGGCAATACAATGCCAAAATACGAAAAAAGAAGTTATAGGACTATGCAAGGATTATGGAGTGCATTAATGCATAAAAACGATGGTTGGACAAAAAGAAGAAATGAAGACCTAACAAATTGACAGTCCCAGGTTGATTCAGAACAGTTAATTATTTATAGATGATTGTATAGAATCATTATTAATTATTTAAATATTATATTGATTCAATTTCATTTAATTATGAAAATATTAAGATCCGGAGGATTGATATAAAATGATTAAGAATTTAAATAAAGTTATAATAGTGTTTTTATTTTTAATATTTTTATCTATTTCAGTTGTTTCAGCACAAGACAATGCAACATCTGAAATAGATTTAAGTGAAAATACTACAATTTTAGAAGTTGAAGCTGATGATAAATTAAATGTTGAAATGAACAAAAGCGATTTAAAAGGATCTACTTCAACATTTACTGATTTGCAAAACATAATCAATGGTGCAAGTTCTGGTAGTACAATAACTCTAAATAAAGACTATACATATGTATTTGGAGATAATGCGATAATAATTAATAAACCTTTAACTATTGATGGTAAAAACCATGTACTTAACGGAAGATTAGCTACACGAATATTCTGGATAGGTGACAATCAAGTCACATTAAAAAATATAAGATTCATAAATGCTAATAATACTCAAACAGATTGGGGTGGTGCCATTGACTGGTTTGGAGATAATGTTAATTTAGAAAATTGTTACTTTGAAAATAACCACGCACGTAAACTTGGTGGTGCTATTTACTTACATGGAACACAAGGCAATATAAAAAACTGCACTTTTAACAATAACCATGCAGATGTTGGTGGTGCTGTTTATTGGAATGGTAATAATGGTAAATTAAGTGCTTGTTCTTTTAATAATAATCATGCAGATGGGTATGGTGGTGCTGTTTATTGGCATGGTGATAATGGTTTTTTAAGTGCTTGTTCTTTTGTTAATAACCATGCTAAATGGTATGGTGGTGCTGTTTATTGGAATGGTAATAATGGTAAATTAAGTGCTTGTTCTTTTAATAATAACCATGCAAAGTATGAAGGTGCTGTTAAATGGACTGGTAATCATGGTAAATTAAAGAATTGTTCTTTTGTTAATAACCATGCAGATGATGATGGTGGTGCTGTTTGTTGGACTGGTGCTAATGGTTTTTTAAGTGCTTGTTCTTTTGTTAATAATCATGCAGATGCTGGTGGTGGTGCTGTTTGGTGGACTGGTGATAATGGTTTTTTAAGTGCTTGTTCTTTTGTTAATAACCATGCTAAATGGGGTGGTGCTGTTTTTTGGGATGGTGATAATGGTAAATTAAGTAGTTGTTCTTTTGTTAATAACCATGCTAAAAAATTTAAAGGTAATGTTATTTATTGGTTTAAGTCAGGTGATATATTTGCTTGTACTTTTAGTGTATTTCGTCCTAAAAATACAAACACTGTTACTGTTAATAACTTAATTTACTACGAAAAAAATAATTACAATGTTAATTACTATGAAAATGGTAATAAAATCCTTAATAGTGGGATAAATAAGAATATTACTTTTTTTAATTTAAACAGTGGAAAACACACTATTAAAATGATTTATAAAAAAGACGGTAATGATTTGACTAATGATTTAATTATTACTGGTGATTCTTATTTAAATTCTAATAATGTGTATATGTTTTATAATGATGGGACAAAATATAAGGTAAAATTAACAGACT from Methanobrevibacter sp. V74 carries:
- a CDS encoding transposase encodes the protein MVETTINEVDLAIEHLENLKQRLNITKLITIYDRGYSSIELMAKTIDLNSKFLIRLPKNVFRHLIKQMKTNDEIIKINLTNNRLSHFDDENLKEKARKMGRLEIRIALVDIGKNEPEILATNLTSEEFSTEDLKELYGKRWAVETGFDRLKNLIEIEDFSGIRRTIIEQDFHAHIFVYNLAMTIKNHAENNITRIPRNKDEKIIYQSNFAKITGNIYLFLFDLIFETQTKREQIIDFIVKEASKELIQYKENQYNNKERKTPDVYNKHPGNKKKHTNQIISPKISEFSHLV